CGTCACTTTGGGCCGGATATAGAAAAAGTATTCAGCTTAGTGCGAAGTGGAGAAGTTATAAAAACGGCTGAAGAAATTACCGGGACTCTCGAATTTTAGCACACAGCTAGGAAGGGGTTTAGAATGGAGCATACATTGACCAATATTCCTAAAGTCGGATGGGCAGACACGATACAGAGTGTTACTTTAGGAACGAAGTCGTTGTCACTGGAAGAATTTGTGGCGGTGGCTAGATACAACGCTAAATTAACGCTTTCTCAAGAGTATTTGGAAAGAGTCTTCCAGTCTAGAGCGTTAGTTGAAAAATTCCTCGACGAGAATAGAGCTATTTACGGGCTTACGACAGGGTTTGGAGATAATGTCAGAACTGTAATACCACAAGAGGAAGCGGTGCATCTGCAGATCAATATTTTGCGATCTCACGCTGCTTCTGTGGGCAAGCCCATGTCACCGGAGTGCGTAAGGGCTACTTGGCTCATGCAGTTGTTGAGTTTAGGTCGCGGGGTCTCGGGAATACGTCCGCAGATGCTTTCTCTTATTGTGTCGTGTCTTAATGCAAACATAATTCCCTATGCGCCAGGTGAAGGTTCAATTCAGTCTCTCTCTGTAGAGGCAAATATAAATCTTGTCCTCATAGGGGAGGGACAGGCATGGTATAACGGAGAACTGCTTCCTGGGGCTGCAGCATTAAACAAAGCAGGGTTAAAACCATTGGCCCCAGCTTGTAAAGAAGGGCTATGCCTGACAAATGGGATTAACGGCGCTACTGGTATCACTTTGATAGCGCTATATGACAGTATGGTTGGAGCTCAGACAGCCGATATCGCAGCTGCTATGGCTTACGAAGCTCTACGCGGTACGATAAAAGGATGCGACGCAAGGTTGCACGCGCTTAAACACCATTCAGAGCAGCAAGGCAGTGCAGAGAACATAAGAAACATTTTGGCCGACAGCAGAATTATGGCTAAGTATATGGATTCAAGAGTGCAGGATCCATATATACTACGATCAATACCCCAAGTACATGGAGCTGCAAAGCGTTTTTTAAAAGATGCAGCTACGTCCTTGATTCGTGAAATGGCATCGTGTAACGATAACCCCATAGTTTGGCCAAATGGTAACGGAGATGGAGAAGGTCTAATGGGGGCAAATTTTGATGGAACTTATGTAGGTGCTTATGCCGACACTATCTGTATAGCCGACGCTAACCTAGGTAAGTTCTCAGAGCGAAGGACGGACCGCCTTACCAATAGACATTTCAGTGGAGGGTATCCTCCATTTTTAGCGGACAATCCTGGAGTGAACAACTGCTACATGATTGTCCAATATACCGCGGCAGGTCTGGTAAGCGAAATAAGAAATCTCTGCATCCCAGCTACCGGTGACAGCATACCTGTTAGCGCAAACTGGGAAGACCCTATACCTATGGCATGGTGGGCAGCTATTAAGTCTAAAGCTGTGTCGGAAAAATTGGAATACTTAATTGCAATTGAAATTATGGTGCATACTAGGGCATTCGATTTGACTGACACTAAAGTACACGGGACTTTTGCAAGTGCCACTATAGACGTACATGATCTAGTAAGATCAAAAGTGCCATATATAACTGGCGACAGGTATTTTGGCTCAGACATAGAAACGACCTATCAGATGGTAAAAAGCGGAGAAGTCCTCAAAACAGTAGAAAAACGTGTAGGTAAACTTATATTTTAGTCTTTCAAAATATCACAATAATATAGAGAGGTGTCCTTTATGAAACGTGAACGTTTGTATTTTTATTTGATGGCTATAGTTTGTACAATTATTTGTATCGAGACTGCCGAAGCTAAGC
The window above is part of the Cloacibacillus sp. An23 genome. Proteins encoded here:
- a CDS encoding aromatic amino acid ammonia-lyase; translation: MEHTLTNIPKVGWADTIQSVTLGTKSLSLEEFVAVARYNAKLTLSQEYLERVFQSRALVEKFLDENRAIYGLTTGFGDNVRTVIPQEEAVHLQINILRSHAASVGKPMSPECVRATWLMQLLSLGRGVSGIRPQMLSLIVSCLNANIIPYAPGEGSIQSLSVEANINLVLIGEGQAWYNGELLPGAAALNKAGLKPLAPACKEGLCLTNGINGATGITLIALYDSMVGAQTADIAAAMAYEALRGTIKGCDARLHALKHHSEQQGSAENIRNILADSRIMAKYMDSRVQDPYILRSIPQVHGAAKRFLKDAATSLIREMASCNDNPIVWPNGNGDGEGLMGANFDGTYVGAYADTICIADANLGKFSERRTDRLTNRHFSGGYPPFLADNPGVNNCYMIVQYTAAGLVSEIRNLCIPATGDSIPVSANWEDPIPMAWWAAIKSKAVSEKLEYLIAIEIMVHTRAFDLTDTKVHGTFASATIDVHDLVRSKVPYITGDRYFGSDIETTYQMVKSGEVLKTVEKRVGKLIF